Within the Enoplosus armatus isolate fEnoArm2 chromosome 9, fEnoArm2.hap1, whole genome shotgun sequence genome, the region GGCAAACTAAATGAGCAGCTCAGGATTGTCTTGGAGGAAAATGTCACTCTACAGAAACAGCTCATCAAGTTAGAACGACAGTATCTCAAGTCTATGATGAAAAGTTCGCCTATTACTCAGATTAAAGGTGGGTGGAAAAGCCAGTGGGAGATATGAGTgaacatgttgctgttttcctTACAAGCTCTCACACTTTGTGCTTGCACATCCTCAGAGGCTCAGACAGaagtggaggagctgaggaaagAGATCGAAGGGTTGAGGGAGAAAGTGCAGGAGGCTGAGAAAGTCAAGGACTTGTCAAATATGCTGCAAGAAAGCCACAGGTAAGAAGATGCGGCCATTTTAGTGTTGACACTTGGTTCttgccatatatatatatatacccacAACAATGGTGTTCTCACACCTAAACACCCTACTTTATTGGCTACTTgtgatttgtgtctgtgtatgtactGCAGGTCCCTGGTGGCTACCAACGAGTGTTTGCTGGCTGAGCTGAAAGGAAGTGGGGAACTTTAAGGAAGAATTTGACACATGCACACCGGGATGAAAATATCAAAGCAAGACAATGCCGAGGGTCATATTAGAATTGCATTTGCTGCACGCGGTCCAGCAGCTACAgactgtttttaattaatttttacttttatgtcacTGCAgtgtacatttcatttttgtgtgtattaagtTCCTAGCCCTTATGTGTTTATAGTGTTATAATAGTGTTTATTATTTCCAAAACATATGTGTAGGCTGTGTTTGCTTGATGTAAACAGTAACGGGGAAAGGCAATTCATTCAAGAAGGtttgtgtataagtgtgtgacAGAGCAGTTATGTTCAATGTATAAGGGGGAAAATGTTAGTGATTAGGTCAAAATATTTCCTGGATCTGTGGCAAGATTGTGTCTCTCTCTTAGCTGTTTTCCCCCGGTTTTTTTTAGGTCACTTGTTTCTCCATCTGCTTTGTACGCTGCAGTGGAATGAATGCATCCAGATTCCAGCTGCACCGTGACTTTATTTATACCTCAGCCTTAAGGCTGgagagctacacacacacgcacgcacgcacacactttcCGCTCACAAACACTAATGCAAGACCTGGCAAACCAGGTTAGAACGCGGATGCTACTACATAAACTGAATGTAgctgttgttttaatgtgaatgttACAGGTCACTGGTTGGTTTTACTGGTGGGGAGTTTCAGTGTTCCTGAAAAAGCCATAAGAATATAAAACATTGTGTTTCGGCTGACACCCTGTAACTTCTCAGCAGAGGTTCTggggtgtgtttttgtttttgtttttttattttcaataatgCACTACAAATCATGAACACACATTAAAGAGGCCTAAAGaacaagaacagaaacacactgcatgcACCGGGGCACAATAGTACATTAAGagttatttgaaaaaaaaaaaaagaaacagacaataTTGTTCCTCCACATTAAAGGTGCACAGTATTTGGCATTAAGCACAGAAAACGGATCATACTTGAGCTACTGCAGCAGACAAGACACACTGATAGCTGCTAGTTTTGCACTTGATGCATGATTCTTCATCAGCTGAGGCTACAGGTAGTGTGtgacaaaaacactgtcactaTGTTGCAAAAATAATCTACAAAAACCTGTTTGCAATTTTCCCTTTATCTCGTACAGTATTTAATACAACAGTAAAaccctgcttttgttttcagttgaatTTGTGCCTTGGATGACAGTACCACACATAAAAAGGTACTCTAAATCTTTACCAACAAATATAATAGCATCGGAGCGTAGCTGACTTTGTACATGTACAGGTTGATACATATTGATTTCAAGCAATACAAGATTTTATCATGATCCCACAATTCCAATAttgttttaagaaaagaaattaaGTCTGTCCAGTAGTCTGTCCTCACAGCAGTTTAGATAAGATATGACAAACTCCTACTGTCATCTATATGCTTCTGAATCAAATGCAATATACATAACATGCACAAAGTACAGCAAtacaggaaaaaacaacaacatatgaaGCCAGTGTCATAAATTAAGCCATGTGGCTATAACCTTTTAGAATATACACAATCTTACCACAAATATATTAGAACTACTGTATAGAAATCTGATGAGGAAATATTAGAAtaagtaaaatgttaaaaatacaatCTTGTACAACTGAGCTCTTCTGCTGTGGTTGGAGCTTCCTTCAGCTGAATTCACCAATtttcaaaaattcaaaatgcatgttggcaaaatgtttttttagattGATACAAGAGGGTCTGAATAACAGTGTAAAAGAAAGCAGGGAACTCctgttatgttattttttgatttaaacatttgcatggcaggagttttgtttttacatattcaCAAAATCGAGGAGATATGGCAGAGGTGAAAAATGTTCAGTCTAACTGTGAACTACATTGTATCTTGGCAAAATATTtagaacataaacaaaacccTTTATGTATTTTCTTGGTTTGAGCTGAAggtaaattattcaaatgacaGTGTGAgcttatgaaataaaaaaatgaacagcagaTTTAGACTTAACAACAGTTGACAAGTGGGGGATGGCAGACAAACAACACTGTTAAgttttcaaaagaaataaacattgAAAATATCTGTCAAAAAATGTGCCAATTATCATtgaaactgcaaaaacaaatgaaaaatgcatctCTTCCGCTAAATATGGGAATAGAAAAGCTTCCATTTAAAAAGTGCAATGTTGTTAATTCATCAAACTGttccacttttgtttttcttggcatGTTTCAATTGTGCTCAATAAATATTATAAGGCCCTATCATAACAAAGCTTCAATATTCATAGCATAGCGGTTTCTCTCGTTTGTTCTCTTCAGCGTTTGGCAGTAACTTGACAGGAATGTACCAGCTGGTGATGACTTTGTAAAAATAGATGTAAACATTTTTCCAGTTCTCACACTTCACAAAGAGAGGAACtcaaaaacatttctctctcacgcacacacacacacacacacacacacacacacacacacacacacacacacacacaaagatagaTGGGTGGGAAAATATATGAAATCCTATTATTTTGTGCTTTCTTTGAGTACTCTTTTAATAGAAAATTATCCTAGTAGTTGATCAATGTTTATTTCCACATTCTCACCCTCACATGGGTTTGCCCTCGGAGggtttattcactttcttttcgTATGACCCTCGATGCTTGTATCCGGAGACGTATCCAGAAGTGTCAACTATGTCTTCTCGTCCCGCCTTACCCTTCCCACGGCCGGTGGTGTCAAAGCGCTCCTTGTGTGACCCCGTGAACTTGGTGGTGTCCGTGAGACGGCTCACTGTCGGGGAAGCCACGGCTCTCTGTGAGGAcgttttttaaagcattttgagTTTATTCTGCAATCGCTGGGATGAAGTCAGTTCTATTCATGCTTACGAGTCTTACCGTGACTCCTGCGATGACAGGTGCCTTCCCCTCAATCAGCTTGAAGACCTCGGCCTCAGCCTCCTCTCCAGTCTTGTCTTTGTATTTCTTCCTGGCCAGCTCTCCGAGTGCAACCTTGAACTCATCATATGTGATGTTGCGACAGGATTTCTTCCTGAAATGTAGGTGGGAAAGGAGCTTAAGTATGGGATAACACTTGTCACAGTATGGCACATAAAACCCCTCATAATGTATCTGCTCAATTGGGATAGAAACGGTGGATTTAGGTTTGCCTTATCAGCAGGTCTTTTCTACAGCCTCTCAGTAGAGTTTGAAAGCTTAAAACGAGAGCAGACTGTAGTGTACACAGAGCCATGTGTGATCACTTCAACAGGGCAGATGTAAGACACAGCATGGAGATGGTATCCCACTGAGATAAACAATGAGAAAAACTTTCGCTGTTTGGATCTCATCTCCCAGTGTGTCTCATTACTTGTCGTCTGAgcaactccacacacacacctgtaggcTGTATATGTGACTGTCTCTTCATATCATGTATCATGTTGTTACCACCGTATAGTTCAGCTCCAGTAATCAAGACCCGGAGCCCCTGATGTTTTTCATCGCAGCTAGAAACATTTAGACCTGCTGAATGCAACTCAGTTACCTGGAGGGGTGTTGTGAACCCCTTTACTCTCATATATAAGCTCAAAGTGTTGCAACCACTGACGATACCATACcacagatcatcatcatcaatcatcctCCTTCTGAGCGTGCTTGAGTGGTTTAACTGGCAATGTGCCCGTTTCACTTCCATGTTAAAAGTGCatagtaacacaaacacaaacagccactGCTGTGGTGATAAATCACCTAAACAACAGCCTATAAAGCCTGCAGTCTCCCCGGGCAACCTGCTGTCATAGCAACAAGCTACAGTAAACAGGGATGTTTGGGTTTATTATTAATTTGACTCATCCAGTGACCCGTTTTTTGTTTGGGCAATCCATGAGTGTTGAACATTTGAGAGCTCCATTCCTCTGCGCCTGTTCCATGCTGTCTATTGTCAGAAGGGAAACTGGACTTCCAGCAGCCGTTTCTGTCCAAGGAAGATAACTGCGTGTCCTCCGCATACGGAGCTATTACATTCTCCAAAGTATACTAATGATTAAgctgtgtaaataaacagcaaatcAGAATCTGAGGAGGCTGTGATAAGGTTAAACAGGACAAAGGTTAGAGGGTGAGTGGAACTATTTCGCTCGGGGGACTGCGGTAGCTAAcctgctgtttatttacataGTTCAACCATCTGCAGTACAGGATCCATATGGATCTGACACAGTAGTTGGCTGAATCTGTTTCATGCAAAAATGCTCCTGTGCCGCCTACGATTATGTTCAGTGATGAGGAAATACAACCAAAGCCTGGAAAAATGAAGCCACCATAAGACCATGCCAGTAATTAATTAGCCCACGCCAGATTTCTCTACCTCATCCATAGTTTATGCCCTGTTGTTCTGGCTCCAAGCAGGCCGACAGCACAGTAGAGACTCAATGTGGTGCAGCAGACCTCCACACCCGCAATAAATAAGGATTCATTTGGCCGTGCTGTGATTAGCCAGTGCTCATTAAGATGTTTAATTTTTCGTGTGCAAGCAAAGAGCTTTGACACTGATTAAAGGGAAAGCGTAGATCTGCATCTCTGGCATGGCAGCCCTCCCCGGCTCAGCCATGCCTGGAGTCAGAAACTACATGAAAATCAGCCCTTCCCCCAGTCTGTACCTCATTTTTTCCTGTGGCTGCATCTGAAGTGTACACACACCACACGCTTTGTTCTGATTCTACTGTACTATCCTCCTGAATATACTGCAGAGTCGAGAGGCTAGTTCAAAATGCATGCTGGACTATCTGGGACTCTGATTAGAACCTGGACGGTTAAGACGACAGAGCCTGCAAATTCAAaggccagacacacacatccaaggACTTCATGTATACGCCATTGCACAGATTCACCATGAAAAGCATGTATGACGGGaaacattctttttttccctttaaatccTTAAAGTGGTTACACCATATTGTTTGCACATTTGTAAATGTTGCTCACCAATGGAGAGTGATGTAAACAAGCTTAAATCCCACAGTTAACTGTAAGTTCCCTCTCTAGTCTTGGCAAGAGAAATGTTCACAGCAGTAAACACGAACACCCATTGCCATGCCAACTGTGAAGGTGTTGATGTGGGTGACTCAAAGTCCAGAAAAACAAGGGTACTTCTTTTGCTTTACTGTTGGAAGTGATGGCTGAAATAATGAAGGTTTGAATGTTCACACATCTTTTTACAAGCTATAAAATCTGCATGACCCTCAAGGGCACTTTTTTAGGTCAAGTTGCTTATTATCTTTCAGCAGACAATGTCCATTATTAAGTGCAAAAATAATCCCAATCATGAAAATGTGTAGACTACAAGTACTCGTTTATATGCTTAAATCTGCATATTCTATTCTGCATTGTTATATCCTGCAGACAAATCTTATCAAAATATCTTAGAGCATGAGGCATGTGCAGTAGTAGAGTGTAGGGGTTGTTTATATTAGTCACAAGATACTCTACActctttgtatgtatgtaaagcTTAAAATTATAAGCATGCATATGTAAGTCAGTGTAGTGTCTAGCTTCTGAAGCCACATGTGTGTCCTTTGATAGGCTACAGTTGAGGACTGAATGCAGCCATTTTATCCATAGTTTACGCTGTAAGttttttggaaatacatttttaggaCTTCAATACTCTGGAACTGCTTTTTGAAATAGTTTGTCTTTCCTGAACACTCTTTTGTTATAAAGACATGACTAAACAGTTTCAAACAGGAAAAATTACCCTAAAATCATTTTGGAATCTCCTGTATATAAGTGTGTACACAAAGTGCCTAAGATTGAACTATGATTACACACCAGCAGAGGATGGAAAATCCACTAAATCAATATGAGATTCCCAAGCAGACATATTTCATGGCATCTCAACTCCTGCAGCAAGACATGATGATGAGTGGCTTCAAGCCATACTCGTCTATTCTGGTGCTGTCAAccaggataaaaaaaacccatcaaagCTGCTTCGTTTATGAATGAAGATCTTCAAAATAACCATGTGGAAAAACCTTACAAATCATAAAAGctctgtcctttctttcttaGGATACAACTGTATGAACCTTACTGTATGAGGCCAATACTATAACAGTACTAACACTTGATGTGGTGTGGAAGATATCTACAttcatctgtcagtgtgttATCAGCCCAAATAGTTTGCAGACACTCAGTACACTTGCTAAACGTAAGCAGAGCTGTACAGATGAAAGGTTTTTCTTCCTTGGTGAAATAATATGGAGGTCACAGCTTATTATTAGACTCTACTTCACTTAAATCAAGCAGTAAAGGGTGAATCAAGCTGGCCTGAGGAGATAAAGGATGAGCCATCTTGGCCTCTTGCTCTGGCTGCTGTCTCTGATAGACAGCTTCAGCTGAGCCAACTTAATATAAGAAACAAAGTCTTCTCACGAAACACTGCCTGAAAACATGGAATCCAATAATTACGTGCCTTTTAAACAGTTAAACAGCATAGAAATAACCGTTCATTCCTACAATGCAGTCCAGAGTGTTCATCTCCATATCTGTGCCCTTACAACCACAACGTTACCATGTCTGCACCACTTTAATGGCCTTTCCGGCATGCTGATCTGGGTGACTAAGCCTATAGTCATCTCCGCTGCTGCAACAGTAAAGTAAAATTATGTGCTAAAGGAACACAATCCTGTAGTGGCACGCCTGTTACGATCTAAACTGGCTCAGATGTTGGCAGATTAATTAAGGGCAACTAAAACAGACTGGTAAAAGCCCAAATGGGCTCAAAAAGAATTTTAGCCTTTAGTGCACAATATATGTGGTGCCTTTCTTACTTGACTTTGCTGAAGACGATGTCCACGTCAGTGAGGGTGATATTCTTGCCGTCAATCACACCACAGTCCTTGCAGAGCTTGGACCAGTTCTTGCCGTGCATCTCCTTGCCAGTAGCGCGAGTGTCACCATGGATGGCGAAGCGCCGAAACGACTCTTCCAAAGCGGTCAACTCCACTGGTGTGGACGACCCCAAGCCTCCTTCGCTGGTCCCATTAGACTCAGATGAAAGCCTTTTGGACACCCGGTCTTTAGACTGTTCACTGTGCGGCCGTAAAGGGGCCGAGCTCATGTTAGGATGCTTGGCTGTCTGGACTTTAAAGTCATCTATGTTGTCTCTGAGAGGGACAAAAAATACAACATCATCTGATCATCCATGTGATGTAAGAGGTATACAAGGCAGATTTCTGTTGAGgtaatataaaaatgtagtgCATGCACTGAAGCCACTCGAACCACACTACTGAATATTCAGAATACAAGAGGTCTGCAAAATAACACAAGTGATTTGAGAAGAGCAGTGATTGGGGTATATAAGGTTAAGTAACAACAAAATCATTCCTATAAGATTTACAGGAAAAGATAATGGAGTCAgtcaaaagaggaagaggatttTTGGCAGGAATACATCTGATCTAACCCTGTTCTGCAAGACTTGCGACAGACACATTTCTTCCTAAAACTTACTTCTGGTCTGCCATGCTTGCGCTGGAATTTGGCTCCTTCTGTGCAGTGCTTGGATTAgctgacttttgttttctctttgtgctgtGGAGAAGATGAGAATGCAGGTGAATACTGTGAGAGGATGTGTCTGCACACATGTGAGTGTCAGAGAGTGGAAggcatgacaaagaaaagaatacaATTAAAGCAATGAGTGCAGCATCACcacaaaaagtacaatattccaCTCTTGTCCTCATCACTCTTTAATTATGctccaataaaaacacagttattTATGGCATAACGTCTAAtccagtctgacacacacacacacacacacacacacacacagctacatgTAAGGAAAGCCCTTCAGAATTAAGTGAATAATAACCCCAACTTCAAAAGGAACCAGATAAaaatcttcttcatcatcattaacaCCAAATTCCTTCCAGATAACGTCTGTATGCTAGTTATTGTTTGTTGTGACACATCTTTAAAAGGTCAGATTTGCACGCTCTTGCTTAAGATGATTTCATTCAGAGATTCCTCTCCAGACATAACATCATCCTGATTTGCATTTCTATGtacagagcagcagcatttcACCTTCTCAACTCAGCCTCACACTTGAACTACATCTGAAGTGCTTACCTCGGTCATTATTCGTTAAGTAAGATGCAGGAAAATCACTAATTACTAACATACAAaaatagcaaaacaaaaagcCCTCCTGCTAGTTCTATTAAGATAATGTTACTGTATTTGTAGCAAGTGATGGTGCTCTGCTCACCTTTCAGCTGTTCCCATACTTAGCTCAGCATCCTTAAA harbors:
- the LOC139289894 gene encoding tubulin polymerization-promoting protein → MADQKDNIDDFKVQTAKHPNMSSAPLRPHSEQSKDRVSKRLSSESNGTSEGGLGSSTPVELTALEESFRRFAIHGDTRATGKEMHGKNWSKLCKDCGVIDGKNITLTDVDIVFSKVKKKSCRNITYDEFKVALGELARKKYKDKTGEEAEAEVFKLIEGKAPVIAGVTRAVASPTVSRLTDTTKFTGSHKERFDTTGRGKGKAGREDIVDTSGYVSGYKHRGSYEKKVNKPSEGKPM